The following are encoded in a window of Balaenoptera ricei isolate mBalRic1 chromosome 1, mBalRic1.hap2, whole genome shotgun sequence genomic DNA:
- the HJV gene encoding hemojuvelin isoform X1 yields MGDPGQSPSPWSPHGSPPTLSILTLLLLLCGHAHSQCKILRCNAEYVSSTLSLRGGGSPGALRGGGRGGGVGSSGLCRALRSYALCTRRTARTCRGDLAFHSAVHGIEDLMIQHNCSRQGPTAPPPPRGPALPGAGPVRSSGPPAPDPCDYEGRFFRLNGQPPGFLHCASFGDPHVRSFHHHFHTCRVQGAWPLLDNDFLFVQATSSPVASGANATTTRKLTIIFKNMQECIDQKVYQAEVDNLPAAFEDGSINGGDRPGGSSLSIRTANPGSHVEIRAAYIGTTIIIRQTAGQLSFSIKVAEDVARAFSAEQDLQLCVGGCPPSQRLSRSERSRRGAITIDTARQLCKEGLPVEDAYFHSCVFDVLISGDPNFTVAAQAALEDARAFLPDLEKLHLFLSDAGVPLSSATLLAPLLSGVFVLWLCIQ; encoded by the exons ATGGGGGATCCAGGCCAGTCCCCTAGTCCCTGGTCCCCCCATGGCAGTCCCCCAACTCTAAGCATTCTCACTCTCCTGCTGCTCCTCTGTGGACATG CTCATTCTCAGTGCAAGATCCTCCGCTGCAATGCTGAGTATGTATCTTCCACTCTGAGCCTTAGAGGTGGGGGTTCACCAGGAGCCCTTCGAGGAGGAGgccggggtggaggggtgggctcCAGCGGCCTCTGCCGAGCCCTCCGCTCCTACGCGCTCTGCACTCGGCGCACGGCCCGCACCTGCCGCGGGGACCTCGCCTTCCATTCTGCTGTGCACGGCATCGAAGACCTGATGATCCAGCACAACTGCTCCCGCCAGGGCCCCacggcccctcccccaccccggggcCCAGCCCTTCCAGGCGCAGGCCCGGTGCGCTCCTCTGGTCCCCCAGCCCCGGACCCCTGTGACTATGAAGGCCGGTTTTTCCGGCTGAACGGTCAGCCCCCAGGCTTCTTGCATTGCGCCTCCTTCGGGGACCCTCACGTGCGCAGCTTCCATCACCACTTTCACACGTGCCGTGTCCAAGGAGCTTGGCCCTTGCTGGATAATGACTTCCTTTTTGTCCAGGCCACCAGCTCCCCCGTGGCATCGGGGGCCAACGCCACCACCACCCGGAAG CTCACCATTATATTTAAGAACATGCAGGAATGCATTGATCAGAAGGTCTACCAGGCTGAGGTGGACAATCTTCCCGCAGCCTTTGAAGATGGTTCTATCAATGGAGGTGACCGACCTGGGGGCTCAAGTTTATCCATTCGAACTGCTAACCCTGGGAGCCATGTGGAGATCCGAGCTGCCTACATTGGCACAACTATAATCATTCGGCAGACAGCTGGGCAGCTCTCCTTCTCCATCAAAGTAGCAGAGGATGTGGCCAGGGCCTTCTCAGCTGAGCAGGATCTGCAGCTCTGTGTTGGGGGATGCCCTCCAAGTCAGCGACTCTCACGCTCAGAGCGCAGTCGTCGGGGAGCCATAACCATTGATACTGCCAGACAGCTGTGCAAGGAAGGGCTGCCAGTTGAAGACGCTTACTTCCATTCCTGTGTCTTTGATGTTTTAATCTCTGGTGACCCCAACTTTACTGTGGCAGCTCAGGCAGCTCTGGAGGATGCCCGAGCCTTCCTGCCAGACTTGGAAAAACTGCACCTCTTCCTCTCAGATGCTGGGGTTCCTCTTTCCTCAGCCACCCTCCTAGCCCCACTCCTTTCTGGGGTCTTTGTTCTGTGGCTTTGCATTCAATAA
- the HJV gene encoding hemojuvelin isoform X2: MQECIDQKVYQAEVDNLPAAFEDGSINGGDRPGGSSLSIRTANPGSHVEIRAAYIGTTIIIRQTAGQLSFSIKVAEDVARAFSAEQDLQLCVGGCPPSQRLSRSERSRRGAITIDTARQLCKEGLPVEDAYFHSCVFDVLISGDPNFTVAAQAALEDARAFLPDLEKLHLFLSDAGVPLSSATLLAPLLSGVFVLWLCIQ, translated from the coding sequence ATGCAGGAATGCATTGATCAGAAGGTCTACCAGGCTGAGGTGGACAATCTTCCCGCAGCCTTTGAAGATGGTTCTATCAATGGAGGTGACCGACCTGGGGGCTCAAGTTTATCCATTCGAACTGCTAACCCTGGGAGCCATGTGGAGATCCGAGCTGCCTACATTGGCACAACTATAATCATTCGGCAGACAGCTGGGCAGCTCTCCTTCTCCATCAAAGTAGCAGAGGATGTGGCCAGGGCCTTCTCAGCTGAGCAGGATCTGCAGCTCTGTGTTGGGGGATGCCCTCCAAGTCAGCGACTCTCACGCTCAGAGCGCAGTCGTCGGGGAGCCATAACCATTGATACTGCCAGACAGCTGTGCAAGGAAGGGCTGCCAGTTGAAGACGCTTACTTCCATTCCTGTGTCTTTGATGTTTTAATCTCTGGTGACCCCAACTTTACTGTGGCAGCTCAGGCAGCTCTGGAGGATGCCCGAGCCTTCCTGCCAGACTTGGAAAAACTGCACCTCTTCCTCTCAGATGCTGGGGTTCCTCTTTCCTCAGCCACCCTCCTAGCCCCACTCCTTTCTGGGGTCTTTGTTCTGTGGCTTTGCATTCAATAA